In Nitrospiria bacterium, a single genomic region encodes these proteins:
- a CDS encoding molybdopterin-dependent oxidoreductase, with product MIKFNRRMFLRTAGLAALGSGWPKPAAAGTFFWKRLFSVPPRDTVLITPNDKFYIVSYDAFPEIDLRAWSLYIGGSVKSPARLTFADFYGRPSVEMAATLICIDTLPGGDTIGNAVWRGIPLKTLLQEVEPDPSARDVVFRAADGYSDSIPIERAAGDDVLLAYTMNGEALPRAHGYPLRAVVPGLYGIKNVKWITEIEVVDYNYKGYWQQRGWTDKGEIRIVSRIDDPGHYQEIQEREHAVRGLAFGGYYGIGRVELSTDGGRTWNPADLDPPLSPYSWVLWTYRWKIPAPGAYTLTVRAWDKRERVQPAQLEQAYPAGASGYHTVVALVS from the coding sequence ATGATCAAGTTCAATCGACGCATGTTTCTCCGGACCGCGGGCCTGGCCGCGCTGGGCTCGGGCTGGCCCAAACCGGCCGCCGCCGGGACGTTTTTCTGGAAGCGTCTTTTTTCCGTCCCCCCGCGCGACACCGTCCTGATAACGCCCAACGACAAATTCTATATCGTCAGCTACGACGCCTTCCCCGAGATCGACCTGCGCGCCTGGTCCCTGTACATCGGGGGCTCGGTCAAATCCCCGGCCCGCTTGACCTTCGCCGATTTCTACGGCCGGCCCTCGGTCGAGATGGCCGCGACCCTGATCTGCATCGACACCCTCCCCGGCGGCGACACGATCGGCAACGCCGTCTGGCGGGGCATCCCGCTCAAAACCCTGTTGCAGGAGGTCGAACCCGATCCCTCCGCCCGGGACGTCGTCTTCCGCGCGGCCGACGGGTACAGCGACAGCATTCCCATCGAGCGGGCCGCGGGCGACGACGTCCTGCTGGCGTACACGATGAACGGGGAAGCGCTGCCCCGGGCCCACGGTTATCCGCTCCGCGCCGTCGTCCCCGGACTGTACGGGATCAAGAACGTCAAGTGGATCACCGAGATCGAGGTGGTGGATTATAATTACAAGGGATACTGGCAGCAACGGGGCTGGACCGACAAGGGCGAGATCCGGATCGTCTCCCGGATCGACGACCCCGGGCACTACCAGGAGATTCAGGAACGCGAGCACGCCGTTCGCGGCCTGGCCTTCGGAGGATATTACGGAATCGGCCGGGTCGAGCTCAGCACCGACGGCGGCCGGACCTGGAACCCGGCCGACCTGGACCCGCCCTTGTCGCCGTACAGCTGGGTCCTCTGGACCTACCGTTGGAAAATCCCCGCGCCGGGGGCCTACACACTGACGGTTCGCGCGTGGGA